In Oncorhynchus gorbuscha isolate QuinsamMale2020 ecotype Even-year linkage group LG08, OgorEven_v1.0, whole genome shotgun sequence, one genomic interval encodes:
- the LOC124040924 gene encoding vesicular, overexpressed in cancer, prosurvival protein 1-like, producing the protein MALLAAADDGCVVLLWGGVLHPQMHVPLPLPEDTFNVAFTRHPMTAPGLQQASMQNYGDPGGMILTPTFPYSPHPYPSHLAAPYPHPTPPAYCNLPPPPYEQVLQASEKR; encoded by the exons ATGGCACTTCTG GCTGCTGCTGATGATGGGTGTGTTGTTCTGCTGTGGGGCGGGGTTCTTCATCCGCAGATGCATGTACCCCTCCCCCTTCCTGAAGACACCTTTAATGTGGCATTCACCAGACACCCAATGACAGCTCCAG GACTGCAGCAGGCCAGCATGCAGAACTATGGGGACCCAGGAGGGATGATCCTCACCCCTACCTTCCCCTACAGCCCCCATCCCTATCCCTCCCACTTGGCAGCACCTTACCCACACCCAACCCCTCCTGCTTACTGcaacctccctcctccaccctatGAACAGGTGCTGCAGGCCTCGGAGAAGAGGTAA